A single region of the Octopus bimaculoides isolate UCB-OBI-ISO-001 chromosome 6, ASM119413v2, whole genome shotgun sequence genome encodes:
- the LOC128248157 gene encoding neuropeptide FF receptor 2-like, translating to MNATHLSDPVLLSRLVVFSIIPFFLIVGLVGNIFVVYIYVRQSKKSNVETFILLLAVIDLIGCIFGMPLEMAELYPAIQSKYLCRLYKFVIFICSIMSSLILLIIAIERFRRICQPSSIQITPKLCISLMIFTIITALAFVLPPVLYTDSVPVSHEHMIYIICNSDFRRPFLWLYALIALIIHSIVVLSMTVLYSFVRKTIKKHFKKKETKEETSEHERINRTNIVLISISVLYFVSFSPTLLFCVSYPFCKDSNLLQILKVVLYRTWILNSSLNPMVYGFCNKIFRKSFVNIFTRDKTVFEMEEKF from the coding sequence ATGAATGCAACCCATTTGTCTGATCCTGTTTTGCTTTCAAGATTAGTTGTTTTTAGTATCATACCTTTTTTCCTAATTGTGGGACTTGTAGGTAACATATttgtggtatatatttatgtacgccaATCCAAGAAAAGCAATGTAGAAACATTCATCCTTCTACTAGCTGTCATTGATCTCATTGGATGTATCTTTGGAATGCCTCTGGAAATGGCTGAACTTTACCCAGCAATTCAATCAAAATATTTGTGTAGATTATACAAGTTTGTTATCTTCATCTGTTCTATCATGTCATCCCTCATTCTTCTTATAATTGCCATTGAAAGATTCAGAAGGATATGTCAACCATCTAGCATACAAATTACTCCAAAGCTGTGCATTTCTCTTATGATTTTCACAATCATTACAGCACTTGCATTTGTCCTGCCACCTGTTTTATACACTGATAGTGTTCCCGTTTCTCATGAACATATGATCTATATCATATGTAATAGTGACTTCAGAAGACCATTCCTCTGGTTATATGCTCTCATAGCATTGATTATTCACAGTATCGTTGTCCTCAGCATGACTGTACTTTATTCATTTGTTCGGAAAACGATCAAGAAGcatttcaagaaaaaagaaactaaagaagAAACTTCGGAACATGAACGAATCAATCGCACAAACATTGTGCTTATCTcaatttctgttttgtattttgtcagTTTTTCACCAACTCTACTATTCTGTGTCTCGTATCCATTCTGCAAAGATTCTAACTTGTTGCAGATTTTGAAAGTAGTTTTATATCGTACTTGGATACTAAATTCATCCTTAAATCCCATGGTGTATGGATTCTGCAACAAAATATTTCGAAaaagttttgtaaatatatttactcgGGATAAAACTGTCTTTGAAATGGAAGAGAAATTTTAG
- the LOC128248158 gene encoding neuropeptide FF receptor 2-like, producing MNETHLSDPVMFSRLVVFSIIPFFLIVGLIGNMFVVYIYARQSQKSNVETFILVLAVIDLIGCILGMPLEMTELYPAIQLNYLCKLYRFIVFICSFMSSLIVISIAIERFRKICCPHDKQITPKRRNTLIIFKTIISVALIIPLVFYTEGVPFTHENKIYMTCDTNFRGTFVWLFSVGVLFLHIILFFTMTVLSLFVQKSITQHLKKKQSEEEACKQEQINHIYIVLISISILYFVSFLPTRVFFVIYPYCKDSNLLQIFKVISYRSWILNSSLNPVMYGFCKKTFRKSIVNIFTRD from the coding sequence ATGAATGAAACCCATTTGTCTGATCCTGTTATGTTTTCAAGATTAGTTGTTTTTAGTATCATACCTTTCTTCCTAATTGTGGGACTCATAGGTAACATGTTtgtggtatatatttatgcacgccAATCCCAGAAAAGCAATGTAGAAACATTCATCCTTGTACTAGCTGTCATTGATCTCATTGGATGTATCCTTGGAATGCCTCTTGAAATGACTGAACTTTACCCAGCAATTCAGTTAAATTATTTGTGCAAATTGTACAGGTTTATTGTCTTCATCTGTTCTTTCATGTCATCCTTGATTGTGATTTCTATTGCCATTGAAAGGTTCAGAAAAATATGTTGCCCACATGACAAACAAATCACTCCCAAACGACGTAATActcttattattttcaaaactataataTCAGTTGCATTAATAATACCTTTGGTTTTTTACACTGAAGGTGTTCCCTTTACCCatgaaaacaagatatatatgaCATGTGATACTAACTTTAGAGGGACCTTTGTCTGGCTATTTTCTGTTGGAGTATTATTTCTTCACATTATACTTTTCTTCACCATGACTGTACTTTCTTTGTTTGTTCAGAAGAGTATTACTCAGCATTTGAAGAAAAAGCAAAGTGAAGAAGAAGCTTGCAAACAAGAACAAATCAATCACATTTACATTGTACTTATCTCAAtctccattttgtattttgtcagttttttaccAACACGTGTCTTCTTCGTCATATATCCATACTGCAAAGATTCCAACTTGTTGCAgatttttaaagtaatttcatATCGTAGTTGGATACTAAATTCATCATTAAACCCTGTGATGTATGGATTTTGTAAGAAAACATTCCGCAAaagcattgtaaatatatttactcgGGATTAA